From Candidatus Thermokryptus mobilis, the proteins below share one genomic window:
- a CDS encoding proline dehydrogenase family protein produces the protein MNPLNELIVRTLPLVPRRIVRHFASRYIAGEKIEDAIQTVKKLNEQKKLATIDVLGENITTETEATEALKTYKLVLKTIKDFNLDSDLSIKLTQLGLKLDFEFCYANVEELVKLAKEYNNIVEIDMEDSSTTDATLEIYRRLKSKFDNVGVAIQAYLKRSEEDIKSLLPLKPRIRLCKGIYIEPETIAYKKKELINHNFKHLLNLLLQSDAYTCIATHDDELINEAYHLIRKYDLKNERFEFQMLLGVRPELGNKIVSDGYKLRIYVPFGEKWYAYSMRRFRENPQIAGYVFKAIFTRNSF, from the coding sequence ATGAACCCATTAAATGAGCTCATCGTTCGCACCCTGCCTCTCGTCCCAAGAAGGATTGTTCGCCACTTCGCAAGCAGATATATTGCAGGGGAGAAAATTGAAGACGCAATTCAAACCGTGAAAAAACTCAACGAACAAAAGAAACTCGCAACAATTGATGTCCTGGGTGAAAACATCACCACCGAGACCGAAGCAACCGAAGCTCTAAAAACTTACAAACTCGTCCTTAAAACGATAAAGGACTTCAACCTTGACTCAGACCTGTCAATCAAACTTACACAGCTTGGTTTGAAACTTGATTTTGAATTTTGTTATGCGAATGTTGAAGAACTTGTCAAACTGGCGAAAGAATATAACAACATCGTTGAAATTGATATGGAGGACTCATCAACTACGGATGCGACGCTTGAAATTTACAGAAGATTGAAATCAAAATTTGATAATGTTGGTGTCGCAATTCAAGCATATTTAAAACGAAGTGAAGAAGATATAAAATCACTTTTACCGCTAAAACCGAGGATAAGGTTGTGCAAGGGAATTTACATTGAACCTGAAACGATCGCTTACAAAAAGAAAGAACTCATCAATCACAACTTTAAACATCTCTTAAATCTGCTTCTCCAAAGCGACGCATATACCTGTATCGCAACACATGACGATGAGTTGATAAACGAAGCATATCACTTGATCAGAAAGTATGACCTGAAAAATGAACGCTTTGAATTTCAAATGCTTCTAGGTGTAAGACCAGAGCTTGGGAATAAAATCGTCTCAGATGGGTATAAACTCAGAATATATGTTCCCTTCGGTGAGAAATGGTATGCTTATTCAATGCGTAGGTTCAGGGAAAATCCGCAAATTGCAGGTTATGTCTTCAAAGCGATCTTCACAAGAAATTCATTCTAA